From a region of the Equus przewalskii isolate Varuska chromosome 2, EquPr2, whole genome shotgun sequence genome:
- the RNF19B gene encoding E3 ubiquitin-protein ligase RNF19B isoform X2, protein MGSEKDSESPRSTSLHAAAPDPKCRSGGRRRRLTFHSVFSASARGRRARAKPQAEPPPPAAPPPPAAAPAAAQAPPPEALPAEPAAEAEEEAAAAAGPGFDDEEAAEGGGPGPEEVECPLCLVRLPPERAPRLLSCPHRSCRDCLRHYLRLEISESRVPISCPECSERLNPHDIRLLLADPPLMHKYEEFMLRRYLASDPDCRWCPAPDCGYAVIAYGCASCPKLTCEREGCQTEFCYHCKQIWHPNQTCDMARQQRAQTLRVRTKHTSGLSYGQESGPDDIKPCPRCSAYIIKMNDGSCNHMTCAVCGCEFCWLCMKEISDLHYLSPSGCTFWGKKPWSRKKKILWQLGTLIGAPVGISLIAGIAVPAMVIGIPVYVGRKIHSRYEGRKTSKHKRNLAITGGVTLSVIASPVIAAVSVGIGVPIMLAYVYGVVPISLCRGGGCGVSTANGKGVKIEFDEDDGPITVADAWRALKNPSIGESSIEGLTSVLSTSGSPTDGLSVMQGPYSETASFAALSGGTLSGGILSSGKGKYSRLEVQADVQKEIFPKDTASLGAISDNASTRAMAGSIISSYNPQDRECNNMEIQVDIEAKPSHYQLVSGSSTEDSLHVHAQMAENEEGSGGGGGGSNEEDPPCKHQSCEQKDCLASKPWDISLAQPESIRSDLESSDTQSDDVPDITSDECGSPRSHTAACPSTPRAQGAPSPSAHMNLSAPAEGKTVLKPEGAEARV, encoded by the exons ATGGGCTCCGAGAAGGACTCCGAGTCGCCGCGCTCGACATCCCTACACGCGGCCGCGCCCGACCCCAAGTGCCGCAGCGGCGGCCGGCGCCGGCGCCTCACCTTCCACAGCGTCTTCTCTGCCTCGGCCCGCGGCCGCCGCGCCAGGGCCAAGCCGCAGGCCGAGCCGCCGCCCccggccgcgccgccgccgcccgccgcggcCCCGGCCGCCGCCCAGGCCCCGCCGCCCGAGGCGCTGCCCGCCGAGCCGGCCGCCGAGGCGGAGGAGgaggccgcggcggcggcggggcccgggTTCGACGATGAGGAGGCGGCGGAGGGCGGCGGCCCGGGCCCGGAGGAGGTGGAGTGCCCGCTGTGCCTGGTGCGGCTGCCGCCCGAGCGGGCCCCGCGCCTCCTCAGCTGCCCGCACCGCTCGTGCCGGGACTGCCTCCGCCACTACCTGCGCCTGGAGATCAGCGAGAGCCGCGTGCCCATCAGCTGCCCCGAGTGCAGCGAGCGGCTCAACCCCCACGACATCCGCCTGCTGCTGGCCGACCCGCCGCTCATGCACAAGTACGAGGAGTTCATGCTGCGCCGCTACCTGGCCTCGGACCCCGACTGCCGCTGGTGCCCGGCCCCGGACTGCGG TTATGCTGTTATTGCCTATGGCTGTGCCAGCTGCCCAAAGCTGACCTGTGAGAGGGAAGGCTGCCAGACTGAGTTCTGCTACCACTGCAAACAAATATGGCACCCAAATCAGACATGCGACATGGCCCGTCAGCAGAGGGCGCAGACTTTGCGAGTCCGGACCAAGCACACTTCAGGTCTCAGTTATGGGCAAGAATCTGGACCAG ATGACATCAAGCCATGCCCACGATGCAGTGCTTACATTATCAAGATGAATGATGGAAGCTGTAATCATATGACCTGTGCAGTGTGTGGCTGTGAATTCTGTTGGCTTTGTATGAAAGAGATCTCAGACTTGCATTACCTCAG CCCTTCTGGCTGCACGTTCTGGGGCAAGAAGCCGTGGAGCCGTAAGAAGAAAATTCTTTGGCAGCTGGGCACATTGATAGGTGCTCCGGTGGGGATTTCCCTCATTGCTGGCATTGCTGTTCCTGCCATGGTCATCGGCATTCCTGTTTATGTTGGCAGGAAG ATTCACAGCAGGTATGAGGGAAGGAAAACCTCCAAACATAAGAGGAATTTGGCTATCACAGGAGGAGTGACTTTGTCAGTCATCGCATCCCCAGTAATCGCTGCAGTTAGTGTGG GTATTGGCGTCCCCATTATGCTGGCATATGTCTATGGGGTTGTGCCCATTTCTCTCTGTCGTGGAGGGGGCTGTGGAGTTAGCACAGCCAACGGAAAGGGAGTGAAAATTGAGTTTGATGAAGATGATGGTCCGATCACAG TGGCAGATGCCTGGCGAGCCCTCAAAAATCCCAGCATTGGGGAAAGCAGCATTGAAGGTCTGACTAGTGTATTGAGCACCAGTGGAAGCCCTACAGATGGACTCAGTGTTATGCAGGGTCCATACAGCGAAACAGCCAGCTTTGCAGCCCTCTCAGGGGGTACACTGAGTGGTGGCATTCTTTCCAGTGGCAAGGGAAAATACAGCAG GTTAGAAGTCCAAGCCGATGTCCAAAAGGAAATTTTCCCCAAAGACACAGCCAGTCTTGGTGCAATTAGTGACAACGCAAGCACTCGTGCTATGGCCGGTTCCATAATCAGTTCCTACAACCCACAGGACAG AGAATGCAACAATATGGAAATCCAAGTGGACATTGAAGCCAAACCAAGCCACTATCAGCTGGTGAGTGGAAGCAGCACGGAGGACTCGCTCCATGTTCACGCTCAGATGGCAGAGAATGAAGAAGgtagtggtggaggtggaggtggcagCAATGAAGAGGATCCCCCCTGCAAACACCAAAGCTGTGAACAGAAAGACTGTTTGGCCAGCAAGCCTTGGGACATCAGCCTGGCCCAGCCGGAGAGCATCCGCAGTGACCTGGAGAGCTCCGATACGCAGTCAGACGATGTGCCAGACATCACCTCAGATGAGTGTGGCTCCCCTCGCTCCCATACTGCAGCCTGCCCCTCGACTCCCAGAGCCCAAGGTGCACCGAGCCCAAGTGCCCATATGAACCTCTCTGCCCCTGCTGAGGGGAAGACTGTCTTGAAGCCAGAAGGTGCAGAAGCCAGAGTATGA